A DNA window from Candidatus Binatia bacterium contains the following coding sequences:
- the corA gene encoding magnesium/cobalt transporter CorA — protein MDTVVNCVAYADGRRVGKVDIDDISEILRFPGQFIWIGLHEPSEGTLRKIQEEFGLHDLAVEDALRAHQRPKLEEYGDSLFVVLRTALLENGAIGFGETHIFVGPQYLVTVRHGASLSYSEVRSRAESTPQLLRKGPGFVLYAVMDFVVDHYFPIVDALEDQLEDLEGEIFEETFERATMQRIYGLKRDLVAIKRAVSPLVEVCNRLVRFDVGIVHEDTRVYFRDVYDHVIRINESIDSQRELLTTALEANLSLVSVGQNEVTKKLAGWAAILAVPTMIAGIYGMNFRFMPELEWEYGYYAIMGFMFSACGFLYWWFKRAGWL, from the coding sequence ATGGACACCGTCGTCAACTGCGTGGCGTACGCCGACGGCCGCCGGGTCGGTAAGGTCGACATCGACGACATCAGCGAAATCCTGCGCTTTCCCGGCCAGTTCATCTGGATCGGCCTGCACGAGCCCAGCGAAGGTACGCTGCGCAAGATTCAGGAGGAGTTCGGCCTCCACGACCTGGCCGTCGAGGACGCGCTGCGGGCGCACCAGCGGCCGAAGCTCGAGGAATACGGTGACAGCCTTTTCGTCGTGCTGCGCACCGCGCTGCTCGAGAACGGCGCCATCGGCTTCGGCGAAACGCACATCTTCGTGGGTCCGCAGTACCTGGTCACGGTGCGCCACGGCGCCTCGCTGTCCTACTCGGAAGTGCGCAGCCGCGCCGAATCGACCCCGCAGCTACTCCGCAAAGGCCCCGGGTTCGTTCTGTACGCGGTTATGGACTTCGTGGTCGATCACTATTTCCCGATCGTCGACGCCCTGGAGGACCAGCTCGAAGACCTCGAGGGGGAGATCTTCGAGGAGACTTTCGAGCGCGCAACCATGCAGCGGATCTACGGGCTCAAGCGCGACCTCGTCGCGATCAAGCGCGCCGTATCGCCGCTGGTCGAAGTCTGCAACCGCCTCGTGCGTTTCGACGTCGGCATCGTTCACGAGGACACGCGGGTCTATTTCCGGGACGTCTACGACCACGTCATCCGCATCAACGAATCGATCGACAGTCAGCGAGAACTGTTGACCACCGCGCTCGAAGCGAACCTGTCCCTGGTCTCGGTGGGCCAGAACGAGGTGACCAAGAAGCTCGCCGGCTGGGCCGCCATCCTTGCCGTGCCGACGATGATCGCCGGCATCTACGGCATGAACTTCCGCTTCATGCCCGAGCTGGAATGGGAATACGGCTACTACGCGATCATGGGGTTCATGTTCTCGGCATGCGGGTTCCTGTACTGGTGGTTCAAGCGCGCCGGCTGGCTGTGA
- a CDS encoding TolC family protein, with protein sequence MPRARGRAFRRRGAAVALVLAGVAFPAPAEVVAPRTLRECIAIALVNHPSLKAAAATVDAGQQRVRQAVSGYLPQISANFSPNRRQTSGLAGTGTDISATVRTFDFYTTGFSLSQVLFDFGRVLNGIQAVIASVDALAYDQATQRETVVLNVKRSFFNLLATRRLLVVADETVEQNRKQLELAQEKLNVGLAPRFDVTQAEVQLANGELNQVTARNAVALAQVTLRNALGVTEPVEFDIVDTLETPPVELNEAQALALAYDRRSELLSLRAQEATKLAEIAALYKDYLPNVTGSATYNWSGTDYPLQDTWNVGASVNMSLFSGGLTTAQIGEAKATLNSIRFSAEVTRQDIALEVREALVRLQEARESIRVAEKGFRRARENLDLAGERYAQGVGTFLELTDAQTSYTSADASYVQALYNYRIAVAALERATAQPIPTAD encoded by the coding sequence GTGCCTCGGGCGCGGGGCCGCGCGTTCCGCCGCCGTGGCGCTGCCGTCGCACTGGTGCTGGCCGGTGTCGCCTTTCCGGCCCCTGCCGAGGTTGTTGCACCGCGAACTCTGCGCGAGTGTATCGCCATTGCCCTCGTGAACCATCCCAGTCTAAAGGCCGCTGCCGCCACCGTCGACGCCGGTCAGCAGCGTGTCCGCCAGGCCGTATCCGGCTACTTGCCGCAGATATCGGCGAACTTCTCGCCGAATCGACGTCAGACCAGCGGTCTGGCGGGCACCGGCACGGACATCTCCGCCACCGTGCGCACGTTCGACTTCTACACCACCGGCTTTTCGCTCAGTCAGGTTCTGTTCGACTTCGGGCGTGTCCTCAACGGCATCCAGGCGGTTATCGCCTCGGTCGATGCGCTGGCCTACGATCAGGCGACGCAGCGGGAGACCGTCGTCCTCAATGTCAAACGGTCCTTCTTCAACCTTCTCGCCACCCGCCGCCTCCTCGTGGTCGCGGACGAGACGGTGGAGCAGAACCGCAAGCAACTCGAACTCGCACAGGAGAAGCTCAACGTCGGTCTCGCGCCGCGCTTCGACGTCACGCAGGCCGAAGTGCAACTGGCCAACGGGGAGCTCAATCAGGTCACGGCGCGCAACGCCGTCGCGCTTGCTCAGGTTACGCTGCGCAACGCCCTCGGGGTGACCGAACCGGTCGAATTCGACATCGTCGACACGCTCGAAACCCCTCCGGTCGAGCTGAACGAGGCGCAGGCGCTCGCGCTGGCTTACGATCGCCGGAGCGAGTTGCTCAGCCTGCGCGCCCAGGAGGCCACGAAACTCGCCGAAATCGCCGCTCTGTACAAAGACTACCTGCCGAATGTTACCGGCAGCGCCACCTACAACTGGTCGGGCACCGATTACCCGCTGCAGGACACCTGGAACGTTGGCGCATCGGTCAACATGTCGCTGTTCAGCGGGGGGCTGACCACGGCGCAGATCGGCGAGGCCAAAGCGACCCTGAACAGCATCCGCTTCAGCGCCGAAGTGACCCGGCAGGACATTGCACTCGAGGTGCGTGAGGCCCTGGTAAGACTGCAAGAGGCTCGAGAGAGCATCCGCGTCGCCGAGAAGGGCTTCCGGCGGGCGCGGGAAAATCTCGACCTCGCCGGCGAGCGCTACGCTCAGGGAGTGGGCACCTTCCTGGAACTCACCGATGCGCAGACTTCGTACACGAGCGCCGATGCCAGTTACGTGCAGGCCCTGTACAATTACCGGATCGCCGTTGCCGCGCTCGAACGGGCCACGGCGCAGCCGATTCCCACCGCCGATTGA
- a CDS encoding TolC family protein: protein MSARASTFLTIVLVTGLAGNVGPSAAQPPPAPVWRTTPTPQPVPPGPEFQKPAPNPAMPKLLDDRPSLPFVFTDQWTLDPVPESVQEAQRSDRGYGLLTDIGPLQVTSLQECVALALKNNTDLQIRRLAPVNAAAGVRRARAIFDPALFADLTRDRSVQLAQSISVFTSGGASTQFNDNFGGGIGLRKLLLTGGQVSVAWRNNRNKANPSVLNQYEPEYLTTLGLSLNQPLLRDFGWGYSLLRVEIAQNTEQTDYYRYLASIADVIARVEEAYWNLVLAQQSVKVEEQGLALARELQRQNEGKFKVGALPQTAVLEARAEVARREANLLLVQNAVANTRDVLRALVNAPDATDQALIRIDPADIPMVVPYDIDLGRSLKTAIEQRPEIVAARLEVRGVGLQRKIAENQLLPRVNVVGGLGLNGLSGTGAPPEPTPFAVPNPIGIGGYGRALELLPDGRFYNYSVGAVIEVPIDNAQAKADYAQANVGFEQSRLALRRLEEGVTLEIKTAVTDLLTDLKTIDATRIARELEEENVRNQYARYEVGLATTKDLLDYLERLTRAQFREVQALTEYNSDLARMRRVEGTLLTARNVLVERAEPESAPWWASF, encoded by the coding sequence ATGAGTGCGCGTGCGAGTACCTTCCTGACCATCGTCCTTGTCACCGGCCTCGCCGGAAACGTCGGCCCGTCTGCAGCCCAGCCGCCCCCCGCCCCGGTCTGGCGGACCACGCCGACGCCGCAGCCCGTGCCGCCGGGCCCCGAGTTCCAGAAGCCGGCTCCCAACCCCGCGATGCCAAAGCTGCTCGACGATCGGCCCTCGCTGCCGTTCGTGTTTACCGATCAATGGACCCTCGATCCGGTACCCGAGTCCGTGCAGGAGGCGCAGCGATCCGATCGGGGTTACGGACTGCTCACCGACATTGGGCCGCTGCAGGTGACCTCGCTCCAGGAGTGCGTCGCGCTGGCCCTCAAGAACAACACCGACCTGCAGATCCGACGCCTCGCGCCGGTCAACGCCGCGGCCGGGGTGCGGCGGGCGCGGGCAATATTCGATCCGGCACTGTTCGCCGATCTGACGCGCGACCGCAGTGTCCAGCTCGCGCAGAGCATCAGCGTATTCACGTCGGGCGGCGCTTCCACGCAGTTCAACGACAACTTCGGCGGCGGCATCGGATTGCGCAAGCTTCTGCTCACCGGCGGGCAGGTTTCCGTCGCCTGGCGGAACAACCGCAACAAGGCAAATCCGTCCGTGCTCAATCAGTACGAGCCGGAGTATCTCACCACCCTCGGCCTCTCCCTCAATCAACCGCTGCTGCGGGATTTCGGTTGGGGTTACTCGCTGTTGCGGGTCGAGATCGCCCAGAACACCGAACAGACGGACTACTACCGCTACCTTGCCAGCATCGCCGACGTTATCGCCCGCGTCGAAGAGGCATACTGGAACCTTGTGCTCGCGCAACAGAGCGTCAAGGTGGAAGAGCAGGGTCTGGCGCTGGCTCGCGAGTTGCAGCGGCAGAACGAGGGTAAGTTCAAGGTCGGTGCCCTGCCGCAGACTGCGGTGCTCGAGGCGCGTGCCGAGGTGGCCCGCCGCGAGGCCAATCTCCTGCTCGTGCAGAACGCCGTAGCCAACACCCGTGACGTGCTCCGCGCGCTCGTCAACGCCCCCGACGCGACCGATCAGGCCCTGATCCGCATCGATCCCGCGGATATTCCCATGGTGGTCCCGTACGACATCGATCTCGGGCGCAGTCTCAAGACCGCCATAGAGCAGCGGCCCGAAATCGTCGCCGCCCGTCTCGAGGTTCGCGGCGTCGGGCTGCAGCGCAAGATTGCCGAGAACCAGCTCCTGCCGCGTGTCAACGTCGTCGGCGGTCTCGGGCTGAACGGCCTTTCGGGTACCGGGGCGCCGCCGGAGCCGACACCGTTCGCGGTGCCCAACCCGATCGGTATCGGCGGTTACGGCCGTGCCCTCGAACTGCTGCCCGACGGCCGCTTCTACAATTACAGCGTTGGCGCCGTGATCGAAGTGCCGATCGACAACGCGCAGGCCAAGGCCGACTACGCGCAGGCGAACGTAGGATTCGAGCAGTCGCGGCTGGCGCTGCGACGGCTCGAAGAGGGCGTAACCCTCGAGATCAAGACGGCGGTGACCGATTTGTTGACCGATCTCAAGACCATTGACGCCACGCGCATAGCCCGCGAGTTGGAGGAAGAAAACGTCCGCAACCAGTACGCCCGTTACGAAGTCGGGCTGGCAACGACGAAAGATCTCCTCGACTACCTCGAACGCTTGACGCGCGCGCAGTTCCGCGAGGTTCAGGCCCTTACCGAGTACAACAGCGACCTTGCCCGCATGCGTCGGGTCGAGGGCACGCTGCTGACGGCCCGCAATGTCCTTGTCGAACGGGCCGAACCCGAATCGGCACCGTGGTGGGCGTCGTTCTGA
- a CDS encoding citrate synthase, whose product MRNDSLSITDNRTGKRYEIPIKEGAINASDLRQIRVDADDFGLMSYDPSFNNTASCRSAITFIDGDKGILRYRGYPIEQLAEESSFLEVAYLIVKGELPAPSNLKSFVHNITMHTIIHENIKKFIDGFHYDAHPMGILVSTVGALSTFYPDAKRLFDPESRKIQTHRLIAKMPTLAAFAYRHSMGMPYAYPDNDLSYAGNFLNMMFKKTELKYKPNPVLEKALDVLFILHADHEQNCSTHAMRVVGSSQSDPFSAVAAATAALYGPLHGGANEQVVRMLTEIGHTDRIPAYIAGVKGGDHRLMGFGHRIYKNYDPRAKIIKRIAHEVFEVTGRSPLIDIAIELERIALEDDYFVTRRLYPNVDFYSGIIYQAMGFPLDMYPVLFAIGRTPGWVSQWQEMLLDKDQKISRPRQLYVGAPARNYVPVERRGDDTADAREAQN is encoded by the coding sequence ATGCGTAACGACTCACTGTCGATCACCGACAATCGAACCGGCAAGCGGTACGAGATCCCGATCAAAGAGGGGGCGATCAACGCCTCCGATCTGCGCCAGATTCGCGTCGACGCCGACGATTTCGGCCTGATGAGCTACGATCCGTCCTTCAACAACACGGCCTCGTGCCGCAGTGCGATCACCTTCATCGACGGCGACAAGGGCATTCTGCGCTACCGCGGCTACCCGATCGAGCAACTGGCCGAGGAAAGTTCCTTTCTCGAAGTCGCCTACTTGATCGTCAAGGGCGAACTGCCGGCGCCGTCGAATCTCAAGAGCTTCGTGCACAACATCACGATGCACACGATCATCCACGAGAACATCAAGAAATTCATCGACGGCTTCCACTACGACGCCCATCCCATGGGCATCCTCGTCAGCACCGTCGGGGCGCTGTCCACCTTCTATCCCGACGCCAAGCGCCTTTTCGACCCGGAATCGCGCAAGATCCAGACGCACCGGCTGATCGCCAAGATGCCGACGCTGGCCGCATTCGCATATCGGCACTCGATGGGCATGCCGTACGCCTACCCGGACAACGACCTCAGCTACGCCGGCAACTTCCTCAACATGATGTTCAAGAAGACCGAGCTGAAGTACAAACCGAACCCCGTCCTCGAGAAGGCCCTCGACGTGCTGTTCATTCTGCACGCCGATCACGAACAGAACTGCTCGACGCACGCCATGCGCGTCGTCGGCAGCTCGCAATCCGACCCCTTCTCGGCGGTGGCCGCCGCCACGGCGGCGCTCTACGGCCCGTTACACGGCGGCGCCAACGAGCAGGTGGTGCGGATGCTCACAGAAATCGGCCATACCGACCGAATTCCGGCATACATCGCGGGCGTGAAGGGCGGCGATCACCGGCTGATGGGCTTCGGTCATCGCATCTACAAGAACTACGATCCGCGGGCCAAAATCATCAAACGCATCGCTCACGAGGTGTTCGAGGTCACCGGCCGCAGCCCGTTGATCGATATCGCCATCGAACTCGAGCGCATCGCGCTGGAGGACGACTACTTCGTAACGCGCCGGCTTTACCCCAACGTCGATTTCTACTCGGGGATCATCTATCAGGCGATGGGCTTTCCGCTCGACATGTACCCCGTGCTGTTCGCAATCGGCCGCACCCCGGGCTGGGTGTCACAGTGGCAGGAGATGCTGCTCGACAAGGATCAGAAGATCTCGCGACCGCGGCAGCTTTACGTCGGCGCGCCGGCCCGCAACTACGTTCCGGTCGAGCGGCGCGGCGATGACACCGCCGACGCACGGGAGGCGCAAAATTGA
- a CDS encoding class I SAM-dependent rRNA methyltransferase — MTPPTHGRRKIEAAAGSPRTILTLKPGRERPLRLGHPWVFAGAFADLPADTPAGAIVDVHAADGTFCGRGYANPRCTIAVRLLTRHDETIDAAFVRHRIEAALALRRSVVPPGTDAYRLLNGEGDFLPGIVVDVYGRVAVLQCLTAGADALKPWLLAALQATLAPDGVWERSTGAVRHEEGLEAAAGCVLGTVPDEDLWIVECGHRFAVDIRHGQKTGFFLDQRDNRMLVARLASGRRVLNAFAYTGAFGVYAAAGGAAHVVAVETSVRSLETARRNWEANGLPAGAGDLVHGDTFEYLRDTAGDFDLMVLDPPALVKRRGDLERGIRKYRELHRAAFRRTAPGALVFTFSCSQHVSLDAFRGAVHAGAATAGRPVQVLQHLGPGADHPIDLAHDEGGYLKGLLLRVGG, encoded by the coding sequence ATGACACCGCCGACGCACGGGAGGCGCAAAATTGAGGCGGCAGCGGGGAGCCCGCGAACGATCCTGACCCTCAAGCCCGGCCGCGAGCGTCCGCTGCGCCTCGGCCATCCGTGGGTATTCGCGGGCGCCTTCGCCGATCTCCCCGCCGACACGCCGGCCGGCGCGATCGTCGACGTCCATGCGGCCGACGGGACGTTCTGCGGCCGCGGCTACGCCAACCCGCGCTGCACCATCGCCGTCCGACTGTTAACCCGCCACGACGAGACCATCGACGCCGCCTTCGTCCGCCACCGTATCGAGGCCGCCCTCGCGCTCCGGCGCTCGGTCGTTCCGCCCGGAACCGATGCCTACCGACTGCTCAACGGCGAAGGCGACTTCCTGCCCGGCATCGTTGTCGACGTCTACGGACGTGTCGCCGTCCTGCAGTGCCTGACTGCCGGCGCCGACGCTCTCAAGCCGTGGCTGCTCGCGGCGCTGCAGGCGACGCTAGCTCCGGACGGGGTCTGGGAACGCAGCACGGGAGCGGTTCGCCATGAAGAAGGTCTGGAGGCCGCCGCCGGATGCGTGCTTGGCACCGTGCCCGACGAGGACCTCTGGATAGTCGAATGCGGCCACCGCTTCGCCGTCGATATTCGGCACGGGCAGAAGACCGGCTTCTTCCTCGATCAGCGCGACAACCGGATGCTGGTCGCCCGCCTGGCATCCGGGCGCCGCGTGCTGAACGCGTTCGCGTACACCGGAGCGTTCGGCGTGTACGCCGCTGCCGGCGGGGCAGCACATGTCGTCGCGGTCGAGACCTCCGTTCGTTCCCTGGAGACGGCGCGCCGCAACTGGGAGGCCAACGGCCTACCGGCCGGCGCGGGCGATCTGGTTCACGGAGACACCTTCGAGTACCTGCGCGACACCGCCGGCGACTTCGACCTGATGGTACTCGACCCGCCCGCGCTCGTGAAGCGCCGCGGCGACCTCGAGCGCGGCATCAGGAAGTACCGCGAGCTGCACCGCGCCGCCTTCCGCCGCACCGCACCAGGAGCCCTGGTATTCACGTTCAGTTGCTCGCAGCACGTCAGTCTCGACGCCTTCCGCGGCGCCGTTCATGCCGGCGCCGCCACAGCCGGCCGCCCCGTGCAGGTCCTCCAACACCTCGGGCCGGGCGCCGACCATCCGATCGATCTGGCCCACGACGAGGGGGGATACCTGAAGGGATTGCTGCTGCGGGTTGGGGGGTGA
- the radC gene encoding DNA repair protein RadC, with product MAVPVQEWPMADRPREKLLAHGPGALTDAELLAVVLGTAGRDTGVLDRARALVRAFGDLRRLGSAGVGELRAAAGVGRGQAARLVAALEIARRHGECTFEPGMPFRGSADVYAHFRERLGAERREHFYAVLLDQKHRKIRDVPVSLGSLTASVVHPRDVFASVVREAAAAVIFVHNHPSGDPTPSPEDIALTRRLREVGDLVGVRVLDHIVIGKGRYVSFVDEGYW from the coding sequence ATGGCGGTGCCGGTGCAGGAGTGGCCCATGGCGGATCGGCCGCGCGAGAAGTTGCTCGCGCATGGACCGGGCGCGCTCACGGACGCGGAATTGCTGGCGGTGGTGCTGGGGACGGCAGGCCGCGACACGGGGGTACTCGACCGCGCGCGGGCGCTGGTGCGGGCGTTCGGGGATCTGCGCCGTCTGGGGTCGGCCGGGGTCGGGGAGCTGCGTGCGGCGGCGGGGGTTGGGCGCGGGCAGGCTGCACGGTTGGTCGCGGCGCTGGAGATCGCGCGGCGCCACGGCGAGTGCACGTTCGAGCCGGGAATGCCGTTTCGCGGCAGTGCGGACGTCTACGCTCACTTCCGCGAGCGCCTCGGGGCGGAGCGCCGGGAGCATTTCTACGCCGTTCTGCTCGATCAGAAGCACCGCAAGATCCGTGACGTTCCCGTCTCGCTCGGGTCGCTGACGGCGAGCGTGGTGCACCCGCGCGACGTCTTCGCCTCGGTCGTGCGCGAAGCGGCCGCGGCGGTGATCTTCGTCCACAATCACCCGAGCGGCGATCCGACTCCGAGTCCGGAAGACATCGCCCTCACGCGCCGCCTGCGCGAGGTGGGGGATCTCGTCGGCGTGCGCGTCCTCGATCACATCGTCATCGGCAAGGGACGGTACGTCAGTTTTGTGGACGAGGGGTATTGGTGA
- a CDS encoding four helix bundle protein, whose product MRDHRKLVAFQLADGLVEAVYRATSAFPRGEMFGIAAQMRRCAVSVPANIVEGCARETQRECVRFFGISFGSVRELGYFIELAARLGYLDDAVAADLLTTQGRVAAALAALSRALRS is encoded by the coding sequence ATGAGAGATCATCGGAAGTTGGTGGCGTTTCAGTTGGCGGATGGCCTGGTGGAGGCGGTATACAGGGCGACCAGCGCATTTCCGCGCGGCGAGATGTTCGGGATCGCGGCGCAAATGCGGCGATGTGCGGTTTCAGTTCCGGCAAACATCGTCGAAGGCTGTGCGCGGGAAACTCAACGCGAATGCGTGCGGTTCTTCGGCATCTCCTTCGGGTCGGTACGGGAGTTGGGCTATTTCATCGAGCTGGCCGCACGGCTCGGTTATCTCGACGATGCGGTTGCCGCGGACTTACTGACAACTCAGGGGCGAGTGGCGGCCGCGCTCGCCGCGCTGAGCCGGGCGTTGCGCTCATGA
- a CDS encoding alpha/beta hydrolase, with protein MPTPQDAFVTARGLRFHCVEWGAAGAPPLLCLHGITQTAHSWDEVAADLAADYRVICLDQRGHGDSDWAPDGDYSRITQAADIAAVADALGLSQFLLAGMSMGGINAITFTARHPARVRALVIVDVSPEIQPSGVESIRSFIQAADELDSFEAFVERAHQFNPRRSPENIRSRLTHNLKQLPNGKWTWKYDKYLRSGDRRFEASALHNLWDDVRALACPTLILKGGESDILSAESAARLQAAIPGSELVSIPGAGHSVMGDNPEAFVAAVRRFLGGLGA; from the coding sequence ATGCCGACACCGCAGGACGCCTTCGTTACCGCACGTGGGCTGCGCTTCCATTGCGTCGAGTGGGGTGCGGCCGGTGCGCCGCCTCTTCTCTGCCTCCACGGCATTACGCAAACGGCGCATAGTTGGGACGAAGTGGCCGCCGACCTTGCCGCCGATTACCGGGTCATCTGCCTCGATCAGCGTGGCCACGGCGACAGCGACTGGGCCCCCGACGGCGATTACAGCCGCATCACTCAGGCGGCCGATATCGCCGCCGTTGCCGACGCGCTCGGTCTGTCGCAGTTCCTGCTCGCCGGCATGTCGATGGGCGGGATCAACGCCATCACCTTCACCGCGCGGCATCCCGCACGGGTGCGCGCCCTGGTCATCGTCGACGTCAGCCCCGAGATCCAACCCAGTGGCGTCGAGAGCATTCGCAGCTTCATTCAGGCCGCCGACGAACTCGACAGTTTCGAAGCCTTTGTCGAACGCGCACATCAGTTCAACCCGCGCCGCTCGCCGGAGAATATCCGCAGCCGCCTCACCCACAACCTGAAGCAACTGCCGAACGGCAAGTGGACCTGGAAGTACGACAAGTACCTGCGCTCGGGCGACCGCCGCTTCGAGGCCAGCGCGCTCCACAACCTCTGGGACGACGTGCGCGCACTCGCGTGCCCGACCCTGATTCTCAAGGGCGGCGAAAGCGACATCCTGTCGGCCGAGAGCGCGGCACGACTCCAGGCGGCGATTCCCGGCAGCGAGCTGGTGTCGATCCCCGGCGCGGGCCATTCCGTCATGGGAGACAACCCGGAAGCGTTCGTGGCGGCGGTGCGTCGGTTTCTTGGGGGCCTGGGGGCCTGA
- a CDS encoding DNA-processing protein DprA: protein MDKEAALYALMLSELPHVGERLADRILSCNRERGHGLATFFRLPPAVLREVYRLPADTVAHLDVGMEAHRARCGWLLGRLTVAGGDAWCAGDAAYPRRLARRLRPPPPVLYTVGAPDLLERPTLTVLSSRMLSEHTVPATAAVAEAAAAQGFTLAGGGMKASYRVASVAARAAGAARVIVLDRGLFATFGARADRDPSGFGPGRAALDVNRTLVVSPFRLGDHASPRSGQRRDELVAALADVVVAVHAQPGGQIERVCLAALDRGQSVLSWYGENAGLVAAGATAITEADLPELGRFVSSVPE, encoded by the coding sequence ATGGACAAGGAGGCGGCGCTGTACGCGCTGATGCTGTCGGAATTGCCGCACGTGGGCGAGCGATTGGCAGACCGAATCCTGAGTTGCAACCGCGAGCGCGGCCACGGCCTGGCGACGTTCTTTCGCTTGCCGCCGGCTGTCCTGCGCGAAGTCTACCGTTTGCCCGCCGACACGGTCGCCCACCTCGACGTCGGGATGGAGGCGCACCGTGCACGGTGCGGTTGGTTGCTCGGTCGCCTGACCGTGGCCGGCGGTGACGCCTGGTGCGCCGGCGACGCCGCGTATCCACGCCGGCTCGCGCGCCGGCTCCGGCCACCTCCGCCGGTACTGTACACGGTCGGAGCGCCGGATCTCCTCGAGCGGCCGACGCTGACCGTTCTGAGCTCGCGCATGCTGAGCGAACACACGGTGCCGGCGACCGCGGCCGTGGCCGAGGCTGCGGCGGCGCAAGGCTTCACGCTGGCCGGCGGCGGGATGAAGGCGTCGTACCGCGTAGCGTCCGTGGCCGCACGGGCGGCGGGAGCGGCGCGGGTTATCGTCCTCGACCGCGGACTGTTTGCCACTTTCGGCGCACGGGCCGACCGTGACCCGTCGGGGTTCGGCCCCGGACGCGCCGCGCTGGACGTCAACCGCACGCTGGTCGTGTCGCCGTTTCGACTCGGCGATCATGCATCGCCGCGCAGCGGACAACGGCGCGACGAGTTGGTGGCAGCGCTGGCCGACGTCGTCGTCGCCGTACACGCGCAGCCCGGAGGCCAGATCGAACGCGTGTGCCTGGCCGCACTCGATCGCGGCCAGTCGGTGCTGTCGTGGTACGGAGAGAACGCCGGTCTCGTCGCCGCGGGAGCCACGGCCATTACGGAGGCGGATCTGCCGGAGCTGGGTCGTTTCGTCAGTTCGGTGCCGGAATGA
- a CDS encoding cupin domain-containing protein translates to MSRRRSIRLPGYDYSLPGSYFFTVCPQDRACLFGEVLGDGMGLTDAGHMVAAVWKALPERFRGVDLDAFVVMPNHVHGIITIDRGREGCKVDLMTESIRNRFGACRHGRMAAILLVIGLLGAATRTVAAESATPARRPAPIAVESLRWASPPGMSGVEAAWAIGSERESGPYVLRVRLASGTRVPPHTHPDVRVTTVLSGTLYVGFGDRFEEGNVVAVPTGAVYVAPAGVPHFLWARDGDVFYQENGTGPTGTAMLAH, encoded by the coding sequence ATGAGCCGCCGGCGCTCGATTCGGTTGCCGGGGTACGACTACTCTCTCCCGGGTTCGTACTTCTTCACCGTCTGTCCTCAGGACCGAGCGTGTCTGTTCGGCGAGGTGCTGGGGGACGGGATGGGACTGACCGATGCGGGGCACATGGTGGCAGCAGTGTGGAAGGCGCTGCCGGAGCGGTTCCGCGGCGTCGATCTCGACGCGTTCGTTGTCATGCCCAACCATGTACACGGCATCATAACGATCGATAGGGGGAGGGAAGGCTGTAAGGTCGATCTTATGACTGAGTCTATTCGCAACCGGTTCGGCGCCTGCAGACACGGGAGGATGGCCGCCATCCTGCTCGTCATCGGTCTGCTGGGGGCAGCGACGCGCACTGTCGCCGCCGAATCCGCCACGCCGGCACGCCGTCCTGCACCCATCGCCGTCGAGAGCCTGCGCTGGGCGAGTCCCCCGGGGATGTCCGGAGTCGAGGCCGCGTGGGCGATCGGGTCCGAGCGGGAGTCGGGCCCCTACGTGCTGCGCGTGCGACTGGCGTCGGGAACCCGCGTACCGCCGCACACGCACCCCGACGTGCGCGTGACGACAGTCCTTTCGGGCACCCTGTACGTCGGCTTCGGCGATCGCTTCGAGGAGGGCAACGTCGTTGCGGTCCCGACGGGCGCTGTGTACGTTGCGCCGGCCGGGGTGCCGCATTTCCTCTGGGCCAGAGACGGCGATGTCTTCTACCAGGAGAACGGCACGGGGCCGACCGGAACGGCCATGCTGGCTCACTGA